The genomic stretch CTGCCGGCAGGTTTCGGGGAAACCTACCCTACAGCTATTCTGGGGAACCTACCCTACTTTAGATTCATCGAGAGTATCTTGATATCGGTGTAATCTTCGATAGAATAGCGGATGCCTTCGCGTCCCAAACCGGAATCCTTCATGCCACCGTACGGCTGATGATCTGCGCGATATGTCGGGACATCATTGATCACAACACCGCCCGCCTCGATTGTCTCGAACGCATACCAGATGTCTTTCATTCGGTTTGTGAACACACCCGCCTGCAATCCGAAATCTGAATCGTTGATCTGTGCGACGGCTTCTTTGAAGTCTGTATACTTGAGGACCGATACCAACGGCGCGAAGACCTCCTGCGCGCAGACTTTCATATCTGGCTTCACATCAGCAAGGATCGTCGGCTGCACATGCCCGCCAAGACGCTTGCCACCGGCTACAATTTTAGCGCCATGGCTCACAGCCTCTGCAATCCAATTCTCAATCCGGATCGCCTCTTTCTCTTCGACTACCGGTCCGATATCGACACTTGGATCGAGCGGATCACCGACTCTAAGCTCGTTAACTTTCTCTGTGAACAGGCTGATGAACCTGTCATAGATGCTCTCGTGCAAATAGACTCTCTGCACCGAAATGCAGCTCTGCCCCGATGCGGCAAAGCCGCCGAAGATCATTCGGCTGACCGCGTACTCGACATCGGCATCATCGGCTACGATCGCGCCGGCGTTGCCGCCGAGTTCGAGCACTACACGTTTCTTGCCTGACTTCTCTTTAATCATCCAACCGACCAACGGTGATCCGGTGAATGTGATCACTTTGACTCGCGGATCCCGGAGCAGCGGGGCTGTATCTCTTGACGATGCCGGGAGTATCGATACGACGCCTTTCGGCAAATCTGTCTGATCGATAATCTCAGCGAGTTTGAGAGCAACAATCGGTGTTTTGGATGCGGGCTTGAGGACGATCGTATTCCCGGATGCCAGTGCCGGGCCGATCTTGTGTGCGACGAGGTTAAGTGGGAAGTTAAACGGCGATATTCCGGCGACGACTCCCATAGGGAAGCGCCTCACCACGCCCCAGCGCCCCTCGGAACCTGCCTGCCAATCCATAGAGATCAGCTCGCCTCCGAGTCTCTTCGCTTCTTCAGCAGATATCGCAAAGACTGAGACTGCCCGATTAACCTCACCGAGTGAATCTTTGATCGACTTGCCCATCTCGCGTGTGATTGTCTCGGCAAACTCGTCTTTGCGCTTCTCGATTTCGGAGGAAATGAACTGCAGCGCATCAGCTCTTTTGTAACTCGGAAAAGACCGGTATGCATGAAAAGCCTCATTCGCTTTCTCAATTGCAGTCGTGAAGTCATCAGGAGATGCGGCGGCGACAGTCCCGACAAGAGACTTGTCGAAGGGATTGATTACATCAATCGTCTGATTTGAATCCTTCCATTCTCCGGCGAGGTAGAGTCTGTGTTTCTGGGCCATCATCAAGCTCCCTTCCAGCTATCTTTATGATTTGAGCATTCTCTCCTGCTCATGCATATACATAATCAGAGTCCCAATATTCATCAGTTGCATCTTGTTCAAACGTCCCGCCAGCAGTTTTGTCAAAACGGATGAATTGAGTTGCTCATTGACTAATTGCGACTCGCTCGCCAGCCGAACCAGTGCATCGACAAGCTGCTCGTCCTTGTATGTGCCGTAGGCCCCTCTGACGAGCAGCCGTCTGCCGATTTTCCGTATCACAGGTTTGGAGCTCATCCAGAGCCTCATCTGAGGAACGATTCTGGCCCAAACCGAAGTTATGGGAACCTTAAGGTCGGCGTATTTAATTTTCTCGCTGCCCGGTTTGAGTGCAGCGAGGAAGCACTTAATCAGACCGAATCGCTTCTTATAATGATCCGGGATGTTCATCAGCGTGAGGAATACCGGTAACGAGTAGAACTGCGACGCTGTCCAGAATCCGATACGGTTGCGATCCTGACCTTCCATGAAATACCGGTTCTCGCGGTCGAGCAGCATGAATCTTGCAAACTTCAGATCGTAGTCTTCCTCCGGGAACGAATCAAATGTCTCAATCGAGGCCGTGTACAAATCTGCCGGTGCGATGCCGAACAGTTCGGCACAAATATCGATGTCGAGAATTCTCGGCGCGATCATGGTCAGGTTCAACATGTCATTGATATTGGAGAATGCCTGCTCAGGAAGACGGGAAGTCTTGACAGCCTCTCCGCCATCTCCGGTGTAGTAGGTTAAACGTCTGCCGAATTTCTCTCTGACTATTTCGTATAGTTCGAGCGATCCTGCCATCGCAATGCTGTTTATTCCATCTTTTGCCAGGCTGAATTCCAGCATCCGATCAATTGTAGGATTGTGCACTTTGAATGTGATGTGATTGGTCCGCATGAACTCGGCGACTTCGGCCGCCACAGTTACGTCGTACCTGTTTGCTTCGTCAAAATCGAGAGATGTGACTGTGTGTATATTGTCAGCCACAGCAGCCAGACCAGCCAGAACACACCTCGAGTCCATTCCTCCACTCAGACCGACGACTGTCTTGTCTCCTTTGCGCCACTCCACACGGCGAGTTGTCGCCTCCCTAAATCTGTCTGCTAGTTTCCCGGCAGTCTCTGCGACCGGAGTAGATGCTTGACTGCGAGCCATTCTCCATTGCCAGTAAGTCAATATTCGCGGAGCGTTGTCGCCCGGCTTGAAACGGAGGGCGGTCCCAGGGAGAAGCCTGCTGATGTTTGCATTATGCGTTCTCGAATGCAAGGGGAATCCATAAATGAGCTGTTCAGCGGCGCCTATCGGATCGATCAGAAGCCTGCCAGTTACACTGACAATGAACTTATGTTCTCTGCCGACCATCAATTGGCCTTTTTCAAAGCAATGGAACAATGGTAGCTGACTGAGAGCATCGGGTAGTATCGCGACTTCGCCGGTACGTTTCGAGATCACCACTATCACAAATGGACCGTCTCGTTCCATCAGCCACCGGGAAATTCGGCCATCATCGATCTCGGAATCACCGTCGTCGCACCATCGGGCTACAAGCTCGAGTTCGCTATTCAGATCGCGTTCAGCGAGATCGTATATGGCTCCCTCAACCAGCACGATGTGGTTGGTCAGATCAAGGACCGATCGCGGATACTCGGGGTATGCTGTGAAGCCAAGGAAAGCGCTGTTCGAATTGTATATCGTCTCTGCCAGATAGTCTGCGTCGTGACACATGCCAGCAATCGCTTTTCGGCAGGCCGCAAGTTCGGTATCACGAATTTTGGGGGATACTAACAGGCTTAGGCCGGGCAACTGCATACTCCTCAGTTTTATTCACAGCGAACAGCGGCCTCAAATGTAGAACGGACTGTATCGGTTTGCAAGGGAAATGTGACCCTTTTGCGACTCGGTTCTGCTCTCAGAAGATAGACTGACACGAAAATATTTTAGTTAGCAAGCAGCTCTCTGATTTTCGACTTTAGCTCGCTGATATCCCCTGATTTGATAAGATAGGCATCAGCTGCCCATGAACTGAAGTCGTGCTTGTAATGATTGTAAGCCGTGTTGAGAATCACAGGTCTTTCTCTGTTCTGATACTTCAGATCACTGAGCACTCGCAGGCCTTCTTCCTCGCCAAGTTTTAGGTCGAGCACGACCAGATCCGGCTGAAACTCCTCGGATACTCTCAGCGCCGCTTCCCCTGATTCAGCTGTGGCGACGCTGTACCCTTCCTCCTCGAGTTCCATCCTGTACAGCTCGAGAAGGTTCTTCTCATCTTCAACTATGAGTACTTTTCCCATCGCTTTCCTCTTCTCCATAAGTGTCCCTACACCTCTTTAACATGCCGATTGGTCGGCAAGTTCACTGTGAATGAAGATCCTTCTCCAAGTGTCGATGAAACTTCAACGAAGCCCCCATGGTCGGCGACTATTCGCTTTGAGACAGGAAGGCCGAGACCCGCTCCAGAGCTCCGAGTGGTAAAAAACGGCTTGAATAGATTGTCAATCGTTTCCTGTGACATACCGCATCCTGTATCTGTTACCCTGAACCATTCCCAGCCTCCATTTGTACCTGTGGAGACTGTTAGAGTTCCACCATCGGGCATGGCCTGTGTAGCATTTTCAATAAGATTGAACACTACCTGTTTAAGCCTGTCCCGGTCGGCTTTGACTGTTGAGGTTGCGCTTGTCAGCTCGATGTGCACCTCGATATTGGCAAACGACAATTTATCCGCCAAAATCTCAAGAGTCTCCGATATTAGCTCGTTTAGATCGAGGACAGTAAGATTTAGCTTACGTTTCTTGGAATAATCAAGAATCCCGACCGTTATCCCTTCTAACCGAGTGATTTCACTCACGATCACATTCAGATCCTGGGTGATGTCGTCACCGCGCCCGTGTGACCGGAGTGCTCGCCTGCCGTATCCGCCAATAGTCGCAAGCGGGGTCTTTAGTTCGTGGGCGATTGTTGTCGCAAGCCTGCCTGCCTCAACGAGACGCTCCGTTTGGATCAGATATTCCTGGTTATTGTGCAGGAGAGCATGCACATGCTCAAGCTCCGCGATGCGCAATTCGAGCTGATTATGCAGTATCAGATTGTCGATCTTGGATGCCGCGAGGTAGGAAAGCGTTTCCAGCATGGCTATCTCATCGTCTGTAATACTTCCGGAAGTGATTGGATTGTCAACGATCAGCACTCCAAGCGCGCTCTCTTTACAGATGATAGGCACGATTGCACAGGCACGCCCTCCGAAGATAGCGAGCAAATTGCGATCTGTGATATGCTCCGCAGTGGCATGTTCGACTTTGAAAGACTTTCTCTTGATGAGCGCCTCCGGGAGCAGGCCGAACTCGGAAGTCATGGGAACGTAGATATTCTTGACAATCTCTGTCAAATCGTTGTCCGGAAGCTCCGGTTTGTCCAGAATTCTCTGCATCATATCGGAGAATGTGAGCCGGGATTCATGGATGAACCCCCATGTTGTTCTGTACTTTCCGAGATCGACATGCCCGAAGCCGAGCTGACCCTCAAGTGCGCGTCGCGGCTGATTGACCAGAAAGACAACTGCTCTATTGAAGCCGAAAGCCTCACCTGCAGTAACCGCCGTCAGAAACACCTTCAGGCAGTCCTTGAGATTCAAGGCTTTGAGGAGAAATTCAGCCACAGTTTCCAGAACGGTTAATTCCGCGATTCTCCTGCTGAGATTCTCAGCCGAGCTCGATAGTTCAGAATTGTATTTGGCGAGCATCGAGATCAGTTTGCCGACAGCCTCCTGTATGAGTCGGTCAGAACTTCGCCGCCCTGCAGATCGATTTATCGCCTTGTGAAAATCATCGCACTTCAGGCAGTTGTCGATCATCTCTTTCCGCAGATGAATCTCTTCTATCGGTTTCCCGCTGAGCGCAATATCAATCCAGCAATCAGGACTCTCCGAAGAGCTTGTTTTGCAAATCCGGTCAGCCACTATGTATGCCTCCTGCGGGTTATCTAACTCAGCTGCGGCAAATGGTCAATTAAAATACGAGTTGACATCCGATTCTATTCGCCGTTTTTTCAGGGAATGAAACTCGATATCTCGCAGATGGATCATATTATCGAACTCGCCCTCCGTGAGGATATCGGCAGCGGCGACATCACTACGCTGGCCTGTGTCGATCCTGCAGTACATGGTGAGGCTGAGATTGTGAGTTGGTCAGATGGTGTGCTGTCGGGGCAGGATATTGCCTCAGAGGTATTTTGCAGGGTCGATGACTCAGTCAAGTATACGTCGCTTGAGCGTGATGGTTCTGAAATCTCCGGCGGAACTGACATCGCAGTGATTGGAGGAAAGCTTGCTTCCATTCTCACTGCCGAAAGAATAGCGCTGAATTTCCTGATGCGCCTTTCCGGAATTGCGACTCTGACAAGGCGATATGTCGATGAAATCAGCGGCACACGGGCGAAGATTCTTGACACCCGCAAGACCACTCCCGGACTTCGGCAGGCAGAGAAATATGCCGTGCTGTGTGGCGGCGGATCAAATCACCGTAAGGGCCTTAATGACATGGCGCTGATAAAGGACAATCATATCGAAGCGGCAGGGGGGCTCTCTATCGCTCTGAAAAGGACATTCGATTATCTCGCCGATGCAGGAAGGGACATTCCTGTCGATGTCGAGGTCGCTACCGATGATGATCTCGAGCAGGCTCTGAGCGGGGGTGCGTCATGGATTATGCTGGACAATATGGACATCGGCAGGATCAGGGACGCCGTCAGTAAGATTCGAGAGAAGGATGATCGGATCAAGATCGAGGTCTCCGGCCGTGTGACATTGTCCGGCCTTCGAGAGATCGCCGAGTGTGGCGTCGACTACATTTCCGTCGGAGCACTGACTCATTCTGCACCTTCTCTCGACTTCTCACTCAACGTTAGCAAGATCAGCAGGTGATATGGGAAGCCGTGTCGATGACATTGCCGTAGAACTCCTCGATCTTCTCAGAAATTCACCCGAGCGTTACTTCGTCGTACAGAAACTCGCAAACAAACTCTCTACTCATGGCAGATTCATAAATGAGGCTCTTCGCGGGCTCGCCGTCTGGGGTTACAAGTTCGATTTTGATGACAAGATGCGGGTCAAGTTCGTATCCGCGCCCGATTCGATCTTCCCCCATGAGATTCATCACTATCTGAAGACGAAGTTCATCGGCAGGAATATCATCTCGCATTTTTCCGTTCCCTCGACAAATTCGCTTGCGTTCAGCCTTGCCGACGAAGGTGCAGCCGAGGGTACTCTCGTGATCGCCGAGAAGCAGACATCCGGGCGCGGGCGGCTCGGCCGTAGTTGGCATTCTCCACAAAAGACCGGTCTCTGGTTTTCACTCATCCTGCGGCCTGATCTTCCGCCTGCAGGACTTCCTGGACTCTCTATTGTAACCGCTACTGCTTTGGCGGAGACAATCATATCCAGGCTCAAACTCCAAGCGAAAATCAAATGGCCGAATGACTGCCTCATCGATGGATTGAAAGTGGCGGGCATACTCACGGAGCTCTCTGCCGAACTTGACAAAGCGAAATATGTGATCGTCGGCACCGGCATCAATGTCAATCAGACACTGAGAAATTTCCCGCCACATCTAAAGCACAAGGCGACATCTCTCAGACTCGAAACCGGCACCGAAGTCAACCGCATCGAGTTTCTCGCGGATTTTCTGCTTAATTTCGAGAAGATGTATCTTCAGTTCAAGAAAGATGGTCTGAAGCCGCTGCTGCCGAAGATCAAGAAACGTTCATCACTGCTGGGCAGACAGGTGCGTCTGAAACAGGGGAAGAAGACCATCATTGCAAAAGCTATCGGCATTGGTATTGATGGCGCACTGATCGTCAAGCGCCGCAAAGAAACACTCCGCGTAACGGCGGGCGAAGTGACGGTGGTGTGAGGACGATTCTGGCAGACGCTATTTAAATAACTTGGAATAAACAGGTGCCATTCGTTATAAGAGTAGTAGGCAGGTTGTTCTTCAGCAGTGTGGATGCAATTGCCGCTTTCCGCACAGGCTTGCCGGAACTTGAAAGGGAGGAACAGATGAGACAGTTCATCATCACATTAATTCTTGTGATCTCTGTGGGTGCGCTTGCATACGCGGATGATTACATCCGCATCGACTCCGACTCGGTCGGAGCCGCTACAGCAGCCGATACGGTCTCTCAGGCATCCTGCGATCCGCCGGTAATCACGAACAAGCCGCCAAACGATACACTTGTAGCGGACAATTGCAACGAGTTGACGTATCAGTTTGAAGCCGATCCGGGCGGCGTTGGCGGTAATGGCTCGGTTTATTGGGACCTGTTTTGGGGATACGGTAATCTGGATAGCGCCAGTGGGCTTTACACATTCCAGGAGGATCAGGCTAACAACTATCCGATAATGATTCGCGTTGTAAATGACTGTTCTCCACCCAAGGCTGATACTTGCTTCTATACTGTCCGAGCTGAGACAGAGAAAGAGGTAGTGAAGAGGGTCAGAGACGGTTTACCGACCCATCCGATCGATCGTGCCAGATACGTGTTCGGCCCCGCCGAGGCCGAAAGCGTTGGCGTTTGGATTGAAACTAACGGAAGTACAGCCGAGCTGGAGGCGATGGGTATCAAGTTCCGACCTGCTGCTCGTCACAACGTCTACACTGCAGGACTTAGTATAGAAGAGTACTCAGAAATCAAGACCCTGAAATCCATTGTGCGGGTAACGCTGATGGGCACGCAAGACATCGCGTGGTCTACGGCTGCCATTCTCTCGCCAAAATCTCCGGACTTGGATACGAGTACTGCTTACTTCTTCGCCGATTCAGCAAAAGCACTGTATGGTACGGCTTGCCAGCCGCCGGTGATCACCAACAAGCCGCCGAACGACACACTGGTGGCAGATAATTGCAACGCACTGACATATCAATTTCAAGCCGATCCGGGCGGCGTTGGCGGTAATGGCTCGGTCTACTGGGAGCTGATGGGGGGGGCCGGGTTCGGCGACATTGACAGCCTCACCGGGCTTTATACATTCCAAGCGGATCAGATGTTCAACTACCAAATGCAAATACAGGTAGTTAATAACTGTTCCCCAGCCAAGGCGGACACTTGCTTTTTCATCGTCCGTGCAGAGACGGAGAAGGAGGTAGTCAAGAAGGAGCGCGATGGACTGCCAACCCAGCCGTGGGAGCGCGCGAGATATGTTTTCGGACCAGCTGAGGCGGAAAGCGTTGGCGTTTGGATAGAAACGAACGGCTCGACCGCCGAGTTAGAGGCGATTGGTATCAAACTTGGAAGTCCCCGCCGTTCCAATTTGTATACAGCGACTCTCAGCGTCAAGGAGTACATTGAGGTCAAGAAACTGAAGTCCGTAATTAAGATCTCACTGATGCAGCGAGGGGGCGGTGTTCAATGGTCACTCGACATTCAACCATTACCGCTTTCGCCCGACTTGGACACCAGCACAGCATATTTCTTCGCCGATTCTGCGAGGGCGCTGTATGGGGTGGACAGTGCACTTACTGCCATACGCCGCAAGAAACTACTTCACCTCTCGAATGATGAATGACACCGGTAGATGCATTGTCCTCAGATTTCGAGCACGTTTGGACTTCACCCTGCCTCTTTTCACGCCTTCTTCAACAAGGCGTTTCCTTTGAAACTTGAAACGTCTGCAGCCGTTATCACAGGGGAGAAGTAGATAAAAGAGAGGAAAAGACATGAAACTGCCGATTTATCAAATCGATGCTTTCACGGGCAAAGTCTTCGCAGGTAACCCTGCGGCGGTTTGTCCGCTCGAATCATGGCTCGATGACAAGACTCTGCAGTCTATCGCAGCAGAGAACAACCTGTCTGAGACCGCATTCTTTGTTCCGAAAGGTGATGCGTACGAGATTCGCTGGTTCACACCGGGAATCGAAGTCGAACTCTGCGGCCACGCCACACTCGCGAGCGCACACGTCATCTTCAACTATCTTGGATACAAGAATGATGTGATACGGTTCGAAACGCGCAAGAGTGGCGAACTGACTGTCAGGAAAGAAGGCGATTTGCTATCGATGAATTTCCCGAGCAGCAAACCAACGCCCGTGCCATGTCCGGGCGATCTCACAAGGGCGCTTCGCATCGAGCCGGTCGAAGTCCTGAAGTCGTCTGCATATCTCGCGATCTTCGAATCTGAAGACCAGGTTAGATCATTGAAACCCGATTTCCCGATCCTCAATGAACTCGACGCCTACGCCGTCATTGTGACTGCGAAAGGCAAGACAGTCGATTTCGTGTCGCGTTTCTTCGCCTACAAGATCGGCATTCCTGAAGACCCTGTCACCGGTTCGGCTCACTGCACGTCGGTGCCGTACTGGTCGGAGAAGCTCGGCAAGACCAAGCTGCATGCTCTGCAGGTATCCGAGCGCGGGGGAGAGTTGTTCTGCGAGGACCTCGGGGACAGAGTTAAGATATCGGGACGGGCTGTGCAGTACTTGATTGGGCAGATTGACATTTGAATCTGGTGCCACGGCTCGTGCGCAACGATGGATTGAGGGCCTTACAGCAAGCCAATCAGGATCATTATGTGCGCCGTCAGGAATCCCTTCCTGACGGCTGGAAAAACGATAATCGTCATCAAAAGAACGTCACGAGCATTGCACCACTGACTGCCAGCAGGATCGCAATGACTCGCTGCATGGTGATTTTCTCTTTGAGAAGCAGTGCGGCGAATATGAACACGAAGATGTTGCTTGTCTGATTGAGCGCCGCTGATATTGATACCTGCGTGAATTTCATCCCGCCGATCCAGAGCATCAGCGCGAAGTATGTGCCGGCGAAGGAACTTCCGAACAGATATATCCTGCCCTGCACCGCAACCAATGAAGCAGACATTGCCCTGCGACGCGTGTGAATCAGGAAGGCAGGAACCAACACCAGAAGGGCTCCGACGAGTCTTACCAGTGTCACCCAGAGGACCGGAGTCTCGTCGAGAACAGGTTTCATCAGAATAATCCCTGCCGCATTGCCGACCATGGCGAGTGCGCCGATCACTATTCCGAGTATCAGGTTGCGTGTTCCGATCTGCTGCTTCCGCCGATCGAGAGCCGTCGACAGAACTGCCGATACAATCAGTGCGACGCCGACAAGCTGGATAACACTCAAAGTATCCCCCAGAAATATCGCCGACAATGCAAACACGGATGGACTGTAAAGACATGCGACGATCGCCATCAAGCTGGCTCCGAGGAGATTTAGACTCTTGAAGTAAAGTGTGTCTGTGATCCCTATCCCAATGATTCCGCTCAACAGCAGTACAAGATAGTCAGAGACCGGCACAGGTTGAAGGAACTCTATTCCGAATATCAGCAGGGTTGGAACAAACAGAGTGACAGCAAGGACGTTCTTGAACAGGTTCAGGGCGAGTGGACTCACCGTCTCGCCACTCTTCTTGAACAGAATCACGGCGAACGCCCAGACGACAGCCGTCAGAACTGAAAGCACTTCTCCGAAGTATGGCATATCTTCCAGCATGCTGTTCGATTCTCCGTTCGATACCGAGTTGGCAGGCTACAATGCCTGATGCTCCATTGCGACCAACGAATGTACTCTGCGGCGCGCTCCAAAACAAGCGGAATGACGGGTAGTTTTAGGCACATCCTGAAAAGAGGATCTCGAATATACGTGCCTGG from Candidatus Zixiibacteriota bacterium encodes the following:
- a CDS encoding biotin--[acetyl-CoA-carboxylase] ligase, which gives rise to MGSRVDDIAVELLDLLRNSPERYFVVQKLANKLSTHGRFINEALRGLAVWGYKFDFDDKMRVKFVSAPDSIFPHEIHHYLKTKFIGRNIISHFSVPSTNSLAFSLADEGAAEGTLVIAEKQTSGRGRLGRSWHSPQKTGLWFSLILRPDLPPAGLPGLSIVTATALAETIISRLKLQAKIKWPNDCLIDGLKVAGILTELSAELDKAKYVIVGTGINVNQTLRNFPPHLKHKATSLRLETGTEVNRIEFLADFLLNFEKMYLQFKKDGLKPLLPKIKKRSSLLGRQVRLKQGKKTIIAKAIGIGIDGALIVKRRKETLRVTAGEVTVV
- a CDS encoding PhzF family phenazine biosynthesis protein; the protein is MKLPIYQIDAFTGKVFAGNPAAVCPLESWLDDKTLQSIAAENNLSETAFFVPKGDAYEIRWFTPGIEVELCGHATLASAHVIFNYLGYKNDVIRFETRKSGELTVRKEGDLLSMNFPSSKPTPVPCPGDLTRALRIEPVEVLKSSAYLAIFESEDQVRSLKPDFPILNELDAYAVIVTAKGKTVDFVSRFFAYKIGIPEDPVTGSAHCTSVPYWSEKLGKTKLHALQVSERGGELFCEDLGDRVKISGRAVQYLIGQIDI
- the nadC gene encoding carboxylating nicotinate-nucleotide diphosphorylase, which produces MDHIIELALREDIGSGDITTLACVDPAVHGEAEIVSWSDGVLSGQDIASEVFCRVDDSVKYTSLERDGSEISGGTDIAVIGGKLASILTAERIALNFLMRLSGIATLTRRYVDEISGTRAKILDTRKTTPGLRQAEKYAVLCGGGSNHRKGLNDMALIKDNHIEAAGGLSIALKRTFDYLADAGRDIPVDVEVATDDDLEQALSGGASWIMLDNMDIGRIRDAVSKIREKDDRIKIEVSGRVTLSGLREIAECGVDYISVGALTHSAPSLDFSLNVSKISR
- a CDS encoding aldehyde dehydrogenase family protein — encoded protein: MAQKHRLYLAGEWKDSNQTIDVINPFDKSLVGTVAAASPDDFTTAIEKANEAFHAYRSFPSYKRADALQFISSEIEKRKDEFAETITREMGKSIKDSLGEVNRAVSVFAISAEEAKRLGGELISMDWQAGSEGRWGVVRRFPMGVVAGISPFNFPLNLVAHKIGPALASGNTIVLKPASKTPIVALKLAEIIDQTDLPKGVVSILPASSRDTAPLLRDPRVKVITFTGSPLVGWMIKEKSGKKRVVLELGGNAGAIVADDADVEYAVSRMIFGGFAASGQSCISVQRVYLHESIYDRFISLFTEKVNELRVGDPLDPSVDIGPVVEEKEAIRIENWIAEAVSHGAKIVAGGKRLGGHVQPTILADVKPDMKVCAQEVFAPLVSVLKYTDFKEAVAQINDSDFGLQAGVFTNRMKDIWYAFETIEAGGVVINDVPTYRADHQPYGGMKDSGLGREGIRYSIEDYTDIKILSMNLK
- a CDS encoding DMT family transporter; protein product: MLEDMPYFGEVLSVLTAVVWAFAVILFKKSGETVSPLALNLFKNVLAVTLFVPTLLIFGIEFLQPVPVSDYLVLLLSGIIGIGITDTLYFKSLNLLGASLMAIVACLYSPSVFALSAIFLGDTLSVIQLVGVALIVSAVLSTALDRRKQQIGTRNLILGIVIGALAMVGNAAGIILMKPVLDETPVLWVTLVRLVGALLVLVPAFLIHTRRRAMSASLVAVQGRIYLFGSSFAGTYFALMLWIGGMKFTQVSISAALNQTSNIFVFIFAALLLKEKITMQRVIAILLAVSGAMLVTFF
- a CDS encoding GAF domain-containing protein produces the protein MADRICKTSSSESPDCWIDIALSGKPIEEIHLRKEMIDNCLKCDDFHKAINRSAGRRSSDRLIQEAVGKLISMLAKYNSELSSSAENLSRRIAELTVLETVAEFLLKALNLKDCLKVFLTAVTAGEAFGFNRAVVFLVNQPRRALEGQLGFGHVDLGKYRTTWGFIHESRLTFSDMMQRILDKPELPDNDLTEIVKNIYVPMTSEFGLLPEALIKRKSFKVEHATAEHITDRNLLAIFGGRACAIVPIICKESALGVLIVDNPITSGSITDDEIAMLETLSYLAASKIDNLILHNQLELRIAELEHVHALLHNNQEYLIQTERLVEAGRLATTIAHELKTPLATIGGYGRRALRSHGRGDDITQDLNVIVSEITRLEGITVGILDYSKKRKLNLTVLDLNELISETLEILADKLSFANIEVHIELTSATSTVKADRDRLKQVVFNLIENATQAMPDGGTLTVSTGTNGGWEWFRVTDTGCGMSQETIDNLFKPFFTTRSSGAGLGLPVSKRIVADHGGFVEVSSTLGEGSSFTVNLPTNRHVKEV
- a CDS encoding response regulator, whose translation is MGKVLIVEDEKNLLELYRMELEEEGYSVATAESGEAALRVSEEFQPDLVVLDLKLGEEEGLRVLSDLKYQNRERPVILNTAYNHYKHDFSSWAADAYLIKSGDISELKSKIRELLAN